In a single window of the Cucumis melo cultivar AY chromosome 11, USDA_Cmelo_AY_1.0, whole genome shotgun sequence genome:
- the LOC103502066 gene encoding pumilio homolog 1-like, with amino-acid sequence MFGGNEGSFGDELETEIGLLLREQRRQEADDRERELNLYRSGSAPPTVEGSLSAVGGLVGGIAGSANAFAEITGSKNGNGFVSEEQLRSDPAYLSYYYSNVNLNPRLPPPLISKEDWKSAQRLKGANLGLGGIGDTRRLNVGADNVNRSLFSMPPGFNARKQGTEVELDKGRGAAEWGGDGLIGLPGLGLGSKQKSLAEIFQDDMGRTTPVTGLPSRPASRNAFDDNIETIGATDELANLRHDLMISEVMRSGANGQSSSAGQSIGAPSSYTYAAAVGASLSRSNTPDPQLVARAPSPCLTPIGGGRVGASEKRNIASPNSFNGVSSGINESADLVSALSGMNLSPDETINEEGHLLSQIKQDSNDQQGYAYGLQGGQNHIKQQSFAKKTESGGQPRSSFSDLNDNNGGGPNSSRDRHAELKQSSVPSANSFLKGGTHASSHNNGAQYQHVDGTNFTYQNFGLSGYSISPPLASMMPGQLGTGNLPTLFENVASASALGASGLESRVLGGSLASATNLTSSAPDSHILGKLGGQMSGNALQASFVDPIYLQYLRTSEYAAQLGALNDPSLDRNYLGNSYMNQLELQKAYVGALLSPPKSQYNVPFSGKSGVSNHHGYFGNPAFGVHMSYPGSPMASPVLSNSPVGPGSPIRHNDLHLRYPSATRNLAGLMSPWHLDVGNINESFSSSLLEEFKSNKTKCFELSEIAGHVFEFSGDQYGSRFIQQKLETATADEKNMIYQEIMPQALALMTDVFGNYVIQKFFEHGLAAQRRELANKLFGHVLTLSLQMYGCRVIQKAIEVVDLDQKIKMVGELDGHVMRCVRDQNGNHVIQKCIECVPESAIHFIVSTFFDQVVTLSTHPYGCRVIQRVLEHCKDETTQSRVMEEILGSVSMLAQDQYGNYVVQHVLEHGKSHERSAIIKELAGRIVQMSQQKFASNVVEKCLTFGGPTERQLLVSEMLGTTDENEPLQAMMKDQFANYVVQKVLETCDDQQRELILSRIKVHLNALKKYTYGKHIVARVEKLVAAGERRIAAQSSPHPSLVT; translated from the exons ATGTTTGGTGGAAACGAAGGATCGTTTGGTGATGAATTAGAGACGGAGATAGGGTTATTACTTCGTGAACAGCGTCGGCAAGAGGCTGATGATCGTGAACGCGAGCTGAATTTGTATAGAAGTGGATCAGCTCCGCCGACTGTTGAAGGCTCTTTGAGTGCGGTGGGTGGTTTGGTTGGTGGGATTGCTGGTTCTGCTAATGCTTTTGCGGAAATAACTGGTTCTAAGAATGGGAATGGTTTTGTATCAGAAGAGCAACTTAGGTCTGATCCAGCTTACTTGTCATACTATTATTCAAATGTGAATCTTAATCCTCGGCTTCCACCTCCATTGATTTCGAAGGAGGATTGGAAGTCTGCGCAGAGGTTGAAAGGGGCAAATTTGGGGTTGGGAGGGATTGGAGATACGAGGCGATTGAATGTTGGAGCGGATAACGTCAACAGATCCTTGTTTTCGATGCCTCCTGGGTTTAATGCTAGGAAACAAGGAACTGAGGTTGAGTTGGACAAAGGGCGTGGTGCGGCTGAGTGGGGTGGCGACGGGTTGATTGGTTTACCTGGTTTAGGACTTGGAAGCAAACAGAAGAGTCTAGCTGAAATCTTTCAG GATGACATGGGGCGCACAACTCCTGTTACTGGGTTGCCATCCCGTCCGGCCAGCCGCAATGCCTTTGACGATAACATCGAGACTATAGGTGCTACCGATGAGCTAGCCAATTTGCGCCATGACTTGATGATTTCTGAAGTTATGCGATCGGGTGCAAATGGTCAAAGCTCCTCTGCTGGTCAAAGTATTGGAGCACCTTCTTCGTACACTTATGCAGCAGCTGTGGGTGCTTCGTTGTCAAGAAGCAATACACCTGATCCTCAGCTTGTTGCAAGGGCTCCCAGTCCTTGTCTCACCCCTATTGGAGGTGGGAGAGTTGGAGCTTCTGAGAAAAGGAACATTGCAAGCCCAAATTCATTTAATGGAGTTTCTTCTGGAATCAACGAGTCTGCAGATTTGGTTTCAGCTTTATCTGGTATGAACTTGTCACCGGATGAGACCATAAATGAAGAAGGGCATTTGCTATCTCAAATCAAACAAGATAGTAATGACCAACAGGGCTACGCATATGGCTTGCAAGGTGGTCAGAATCATATTAAGCAACAGTCATTTGCAAAGAAGACTGAGTCTGGTGGTCAACCCAGATCTTCATTCTCCGACTTAAATGACAACAATGGTGGGGGACCCAACTCCTCCAGAGACAGGCATGCTGAACTCAAACAGTCTTCTGTTCCTTCTGCGAACTCGTTCTTGAAAGGTGGAACACATGCTTCATCTCATAACAATGGAGCTCAGTATCAGCATGTCGATGGCACAAATTTCACTTATCAGAACTTTGGCCTGAGTGGGTATTCAATTAGTCCACCTTTGGCATCTATGATGCCTGGTCAACTTGGCACTGGTAATTTACCGACATTGTTTGAAAATGTTGCCTCAGCTTCAGCTTTGGGAGCCTCTGGTTTGGAGTCACGAGTTCTTGGTGGAAGTTTAGCTTCTGCAACTAACTTGACTTCTTCTGCTCCCGATTCACATATTCTTGGTAAACTAGGTGGTCAAATGTCTGGTAATGCTCTTCAGGCATCCTTTGTAGATCCCATTTATCTTCAATACTTAAGGACGTCTGAATATGCAGCACAACTGGGTGCTTTAAATGATCCTTCTCTTGATAGAAATTATCTGGGGAATTCATATATGAATCAGCTAGAACTGCAGAAGGCTTACGTGGGGGCCCTTCTATCACCTCCGAAATCACAATATAATGTCCCATTCAGTGGTAAATCTGGTGTTTCAAATCATCATGGTTATTTTGGAAATCCAGCTTTTGGAGTTCATATGTCGTATCCTGGAAGTCCTATGGCTAGTCCTGTCCTTTCTAACTCACCTGTAGGACCTGGTAGTCCTATCAGGCATAATGATCTCCATCTGCGCTATCCTTCGGCTACAAGGAACTTAGCTggtcttatgagtccttggcaTCTGGATGTTGGAAATATCAATGAAAgcttttcatcttctttactAGAGGAGTTCAAAAGCAATAAGACAAAATGTTTTGAACTTTCTGAAATTGCTGGTCACGTGTTTGAATTCAG TGGGGATCAATATGGGAGCCGATTCATTCAACAAAAACTTGAAACAGCTACTGCTGATGAAAAAAATATGATTTATCAGGAAATTATGCCGCAAGCTCTTGCTCTGATGACAGATGTCTTTGGTAATTATGTGATTCAAAAG TTCTTTGAGCATGGACTTGCAGCACAGAGAAGAGAATTGGCCAATAAGCTTTTTGGTCATGTACTTACACTGAGTCTTCAGATGTATGGTTGTCGAGTGATCCAGAAG GCAATTGAAGTAGTAGATCTGGACCAAAAGATTAAAATGGTTGGGGAGCTTGATGGGCATGTCATGCGCTGTGTACGGGATCAGAATGGGAATCATGTTATACAAAAGTGTATAGAATGTGTCCCAGAGTCAGCAATCCATTTTATAGTTTCAACATTTTTTGATCAAGTTGTGACGCTCTCAACTCACCCATATGGGTGTCGTGTGATACAG AGAGTTCTTGAACACTGCAAGGACGAAACTACTCAGAGTCGAGTTATGGAGGAAATTCTAGGATCTGTTAGCATGTTGGCACAAGATCAATATGGAAATTATGTTGTTCAG CATGTATTGGAGCATGGAAAATCTCATGAGCGTTCTGCAATTATTAAGGAATTGGCTGGTAGAATAGTACAAATGAGTCAGCAGAAGTTTGCCTCTAATGTTGTCGAGAAATGCTTAACCTTTGGTGGTCCTACAGAACGCCAGCTGTTGGTGAGCGAAATGCTTGGGACTACAGATGAAAACGAGCCCCTACAG GCAATGATGAAAGATCAATTCGCAAACTATGTTGTCCAAAAAGTGCTTGAGACTTGTGACGACCAACAGCGTGAACTGATTCTCTCTCGAATCAAAGTTCATCTCAATGCACTGAAGAAATATACTTACGGGAAGCACATTGTTGCCCGCGTAGAGAAACTTGTTGCGGCTGGAG AAAGGAGAATTGCAGCTCAGTCTTCTCCACACCCTTCTTTGGTGACTTAG
- the LOC103502067 gene encoding uncharacterized protein LOC103502067 yields the protein MASTTSISLSLPISLSSSNLLPTLRSSSSPPFPSSIALSCRPTLPLLNPLRQNRQKQLSFSRIHAATSEQTLASDSAALVAEKSQDIVGSTNDDGVSTIISVLLFIAFIGLSILTIGVIYIGVTDFLQKREKEKFEKEEAGKKKKSGKKKKVRARDGPRGFGQKVEEEEEDDEN from the exons ATGGCTTCCACTACATCCATTTCTCTATCTCTACCAATTTCCCTCTCCTCTTCCAACCTTCTTCCTACTCTCCGTTCTTCCTCATCTCCTCCGTTCCCTTCCTCCATCGCTCTCTCTTGCCGCCCAACACTTCCCCTTCTCAATCCTCTCCGCCAAAATCGTCAAAAACAACTCTCATTTTCGAGGATCCATGCCGCCACATCTGAACAAACTTTAGCCTCAGATTCCGCCGCACTGGTGGCCGAGAAATCGCAGGACATAGTAGGATCCACCAATGACGACGGCGTTTCCACAATAATCTctgttcttctctttatcgctTTCATCGGTCTATCTATTCTCACAATCGGG GTGATCTACATTGGTGTAACGGACTTCTTGCAGAAAAGAGAGAAGGAGAAGTTTGAGAAAGAGGAAgcggggaagaagaagaagagtgggaaaaagaagaaggtTAGAGCTAGAGACGGACCGAGAGGGTTTGGAcaaaaggttgaagaagaagaagaagatgatgaaaatTGA